One Nicotiana sylvestris chromosome 12, ASM39365v2, whole genome shotgun sequence genomic window carries:
- the LOC104227287 gene encoding disease resistance protein At4g27190-like, which translates to MEIIFNAVGGFVVEAGKLVCKCIYPNIENTVCFTSNVQSVREEMEKLTKFRDDIKGRVEGAEGEGYKTKPEVLQWVEDVQKLETDWESMQENIAAAKMVAYKCCPNCSLRLEVSTQARIMRDQLSDHKKMGEYFGSSLVVENYQVKKVEFIPGPSIEGQSTATRNLNEILRLLEDEKVCIIGVWGMGGVGKTTLVKNLNNELLKTAASRAKLSFSVVIWVTVPKPPIDIRKVQAQIANRLNLKVDSEESEERIAGIIHQRLKEEKSFLLILDDVWQTIKLDHVGVPKPEDPARSKVILTSRFVDVCRQMKTDTEMKVLTFDEDESWQMFVKNAGDIANLEHIQPVAKEIAKECDGLPLAITVIGASMRGKKRVELWKDALKSLRMSEPHNTDVKDNVYKVIKWSFDSLESQDIDIDIELSLEQRSKHVKKRGGDIQSCFLYCSLYPAVISPDDLIHCWWAEGFLGEHDTYEEAYNRGITMIESLKDVCLLEANEWDVKMHDVVRDVAIWIANSLGDEHNSLIQAGLGLSEISHIKMSASVKRISFVSNKIERLPDSFKKCPETTSLLLQDNHRLVEIPDAFFLAFPALRVLNLSRTDIRALPSSINSLYQLRALILQSCNELKELPPIGNLCNLQLLGCDNTRLHRLPQGMDKLTDLRRLTANYLESIDQGILLKLASMEMINVPGTPLESTCFDELSSLQKLTSLCIRLDSSSVSNRDHTWMSRLKRFQIVVGEVRMSINFNNSPRNIAISECEIFSKGELSGMLQFASNLRLENCRGLRKLIAYNSFNGIKELTVSRCYCDFKPAGGGSGRFDPLPNLEHLCLIWIHNLESLSDISHLLGLRFSKLRSLDIFGCPRLRCLFNVGGAFFVPNQLEHIEIEYCDELVELFVQCGSSQTTLANSEIPRVRKLLLRNGPSLRTLGEPENTWELLEELRLTKCSQIRKLPLSIQTNIKVIRGASEWWNQLEWDSDNFKSNLEHCFRPYC; encoded by the exons ATGGAAATAATTTTTAATGCTGTAGGTGGTTTTGTTGTTGAGGCGGGGAAGTTGGTGTGTAAATGCATCTATCCTAATATTGAAAATACCGTCTGTTTCACATCAAATGTTCAAAGTGTAAGAGAGGAAATGGAGAAGCTAACAAAGTTTAGAGATGATATCAAAGGGAGGGTGGAAGGAGCTGAGGGAGAAGGCTATAAAACAAAACCAGAGGTTCTCCAGTGGGTCGAAGATGTTCAAAAGCTGGAGACTGACTGGGAATCTATGCAAGAAAACATTGCAGCGGCTAAGATGGTTGCATATAAATGTTGTCCAAATTGCAGTCTTCGCTTGGAAGTCTCCACTCAAGCACGAATCATGCGAGATCAACTTTCCGACCATAAAAAAATGGGAGAATATTTTGGGTCCAGTTTGGTGGTAGAAAATTACCAGGTGAAAAAAGTGGAGTTCATCCCAGGACCATCAATAGAAGGCCAGTCAACAGCAACAAGAAATCTCAACGAAATCCTACGACTATTAGAAGATGAAAAG GTATGCATCATTGGTGTATGGGGAATGGGAGGAGTCGGCAAAACGACTTTGGTGAAGAATCTGAACAATGAGCTCCTAAAAACTGCTGCGTCAAGAGCTAAACTGTCTTTTAGTGTTGTGATATGGGTTACAGTGCCCAAACCACCAATAGACATAAGAAAGGTTCAAGCACAAATTGCCAACAGATTAAACCTAAAGGTGGACAGTGAGGAAAGCGAAGAACGCATTGCCGGCATAATTCATCAGAGGCTCAAGGAAGAAAAGAGTTTCCTTCTTATACTCGATGATGTTTGGCAAACTATAAAATTGGATCATGTAGGCGTGCCCAAACCTGAAGATCCCGCAAGAAGCAAGGTAATTTTAACTTCTCGTTTTGTTGATGTTTGTAGGCAAATGAAAACAGACACCGAAATGAAGGTGTTGACATTTGATGAAGATGAATCTTGGCAAATGTTTGTCAAAAATGCGGGAGATATTGCCAATCTGGAGCATATTCAACCAGTTGCAAAGGAAATTGCAAAGGAGTGCGATGGATTACCTTTAGCAATCACTGTCATCGGAGCATCTATGAGAGGCAAGAAGAGGGTCGAGCTTTGGAAAGATGCTTTGAAATCACTTAGAATGTCTGAACCTCACAACACTGATGTAAAAGATAATGTTTACAAGGTCATCAAGTGGAGTTTTGATTCTTTAGAATCTCAggatattgatattgatattgaaTTATCCTTAGAGCAAAGAAGCAAACATGTGAAAAAAAGGGGAGGTGACATTCAAAGTTGTTTCTTGTATTGCTCCTTATATCCAGCGGTTATTTCACCAGATGATCTCATACATTGTTGGTGGGCAGAGGGGTTCCTTGGTGAACATGACACATATGAAGAAGCCTACAATAGGGGAATCACAATGATTGAGAGTCTAAAAGATGTCTGCTTACTAGAAGCCAATGAGTGGGATGTAAAGATGCATGATGTGGTTCGTGATGTTGCTATATGGATAGCTAATTCCTTGGGGGATGAGCACAATTCACTTATTCAAGCTGGACTTGGGTTGTCTGAGATATCACATATTAAAATGTCAGCTTCTGTCAAGAGAATATCTTTTGTAAGCAACAAAATTGAACGTCTACCTGATTCCTTCAAGAAATGCCCAGAGACAACATCTTTACTTTTGCAGGACAATCATCGCCTTGTGGAAATTCCCGATGCATTCTTTTTGGCATTTCCAGCCCTAAGAGTTTTGAATCTGAGTAGAACTGATATTAGAGCACTGCCTTCTTCCATCAATAGTTTATATCAATTACGTGCTCTAATACTACAAAGTTGCAACGAGTTGAAAGAGTTACCACCTATTGGTAATCTTTGCAATTTGCAATTGCTTGGTTGTGATAATACAAGGTTACATCGTCTGCCGCAAGGAATGGACAAGTTGACAGATCTGAGGCGTTTAACTGCAAATTATTTGGAGAGCATCGACCAAGGAATTCTTCTCAAATTGGCTAGCATGGAAATGATAAATGTGCCGGGTACCCCTCTTGAATCAACTTGTTTTGATGAGCTCTCCTCTCTACAGAAGCTGACTTCTCTTTGCATCAGATTGGATAGCTCATCAGTTTCTAATAGAGACCACACCTGGATGTCTAGATTGAAAAGATTTCAAATTGTAGTTGGGGAAGTTCGAATGTCTATAAACTTCAACAATTCACCAAGGAATATAGCTATCTCCGAGTGTGAAATTTTCAGTAAGGGAGAGCTCTCAGGCATGTTGCAGTTTGCTTCAAATTTGCGCTTGGAAAACTGCAGGGGTCTCAGGAAGTTGATTGCATACAACAGTTTTAATGGAATAAAAGAACTTACAGTAAGTCGCTGTTATTGTGATTTCAAACCAGCAGGAGGAGGAAGTGGACGGTTTGACCCTCTGCCAAATCTGGAACATCTCTGCCTCATCTGGATACATAATTTAGAGAGTTTATCTGATATCAGTCATCTTCtgggtctaagattttctaaattacGCAGTCTAGATATTTTCGGTTGTCCAAGATTGAGATGTCTCTTTAACGTTGGTGGAGCTTTTTTTGTACCGAATCAGCTGGAACATATTGAAATTGAGTATTGTGATGAGCTGGTAGAGTTGTTTGTGCAATGCGGCTCAAGTCAGACGACACTTGCCAACTCAGAAATTCCAAGAGTTCGGAAGTTACTGTTGAGAAATGGTCCAAGCTTGAGAACACTGGGCGAGCCAGAGAATACGTGGGAACTCCTGGAGGAGCTTCGTTTGACAAAATGCAGTCAAATAAGGAAGTTGCCTCTCTCTATTCAAACCAACATCAAAGTAATAAGAGGAGCATCAGAATGGTGGAACCAATTGGAATGGGATTCCGACAACTTCAAGTCAAATTTAGAGCATTGTTTCCGACCatattgttga